A single genomic interval of Daucus carota subsp. sativus chromosome 1, DH1 v3.0, whole genome shotgun sequence harbors:
- the LOC108204762 gene encoding synaptotagmin-2-like, whose product MPLCQALKGVCFNASMNLKTNIKSCSFSQMILVSPLSCPCKRVACPFFASFYSRKIFITHKRKLGVTRLVSRGAKYSLSGDLDGKGLSQEPVAFGTSNITDFREDPIVDKLRTQLGVIHPIPSPPFNSNIVGLFVFFFFVGVVFEKVWTLRKRSKSGSEGGPGMWPQVPSSFSLFLEKDLQRKESVEWVNMVLGKLWKVYKPGLENWVIGLLQPVIDNLRKPDYVERVEIKQFSLGDEPFLVRNVERRTSRGVNDLQYQIGIRYTGGARMLLGLSLKFGIIPIVVPVGVRDFDIDGELWVKLRLIQSAPWVGAVSWAFVSLPKIKVVLTPFRLFNIMAIPVLSKFLTKLLTEDLPRLFVRPKKIVLDFQKGKSIGPAPNDYKSEEIQEGNKEYVGELSVTLVDARKLPYLISGKTDPYVILRLGNQVIRSKNNSQTTVIGSPGEPIWNQDFDMLVTNPRKQKLYIQVNDSLGFADLTTGTGEVDLGSLKDTVPTDRIVALQGGWRPFGDRFAGEILLRLTYKGYVEDDEDETTAAKLMDTDVSDDEMFDSEDMYATYEQLKKDSSSGTDKETFMDVLAALLVSEEFQGIVASETGNARSSDDVTASVSTSSSGGPNTEMVPPNSESGNQTFIGSSLFWLAVVTSILVVIAMNMDGGSIFNP is encoded by the exons ATGCCCCTTTGTCAAGCACTTAAAGGTGTTTGTTTTAATGCTTCAATGAATctgaaaacaaatattaaaagctGTAGCTTTTCACAGATGATATTAGTATCACCATTGAGTTGCCCATGTAAAAGGGTTGCTTGTCCTTTCTTTGCTAGTTTTTACAGTAGGAAAATATTCATTACCCACAAGAGGAAATTGGGTGTTACTCGTTTAGTTAGTCGGGGTGCGAAATATAGTCTTTCTGGTGATTTGGATGGTAAGGGCTTGTCTCAAGAGCCTGTTGCATTTGGTACTTCTAACATTACTGATTTTAGAGAAGATCCTATAGTTGATAAGCTCAGGACACAGTTAGGAGTTATTCATCCTATTCCCTCTCCTCCGTTTAATTCGAACATTGTGGGGTTGTTTGTGTTCTTCTTCTTTGTTGGGGTTGTGTTTGAAAAGGTTTGGACTTTGAGGAAGAGGAGTAAGTCTGGGAGTGAGGGAGGGCCGGGTATGTGGCCGCAAGTGCCCTCAAGCTTCTCTCTGTTTCTTGAAAAGGATTTGCAAAGAAAAGAGTCGGTGGAATGGGTGAATATGGTTTTGGGGAAGTTGTGGAAGGTTTATAAGCCTGGGCTTGAGAATTGGGTCATTGGGTTGCTACAGCCAGTGATTGATAATCTAAGGAAACCTGATTACGTGGAGAGAGTTGAAATTAAGCAGTTTTCGTTGGGAGATGAGCCATTCTTAGTTAGGAATGTCGAGCGCAGAACCTCACGTGGTGTCAATGATCTCCA GTACCAAATAGGCATCCGTTACACAGGTGGTGCTCGGATGCTGCTAGGGCTATCACTTAAGTTTGGAATTATCCCCATTGTTGTGCCTGTGGGTGTTCGAGATTTTGACATTGACGGGGAACTTTGGGTGAAGCTGAGACTGATTCAATCAGCACCTTGGGTGGGTGCTGTTTCATGGGCCTTTGTTTCGCTTCCAAAGATTAAAGTTGTTTTGACACCATTTCGCTTATTCAATATAATGG CGATTCCTGTTCTATCAAA GTTTTTGACAAAGCTCCTGACTGAGGATTTGCCGCGGCTATTTGTTCGTCCAAAGAAGATTGTCTTGGATTTTCAAAAAGGAAAATCGATTGGCCCAGCTCCAAATGATTATAAGTCGGAAGAAATACAAGAAGGGAACAAAGAGTATGTTGGAGAATTATCAGTAACCCTTGTAGATGCTAGAAAGCTGCCCTATCTTATCTCTG GTAAAACGGATCCATATGTCATTCTAAGGCTGGGAAATCAAGTTATACGTAGCAAAAATAATAGTCAAACGACTGTTATCGGATCTCCTGGTGAGCCGATTTGGAATCAG GATTTTGATATGCTAGTTACAAATCctagaaaacaaaaattatatattcaagtTAATGACTCCCTTGGGTTTGCAGATTTAACTACTGGAACCGGAGAG GTTGATCTTGGTTCACTAAAAGATACAGTACCAACAGATAGAATTGTAGCCTTGCAAGGAGGATGGAGACCATTTGGAGATAGATTTGCTGGTGAAATATTACTCCGACTTACATATAAAGGATATGTTGAGGATGACGAAGATGAAACAACGGCAGCAAAACTGATGGATACTGATGTTTCTGATGATGAAATGTTTGATTCTGAAGACATGTATGCAACATATGAGCAGCTGAAAAAGGATTCTTCTAGTGGAACAGATAAAGAAACATTTATGGATGTTTTAGCAGCTCTACTTGTCAGTGAGGAATTTCAAGGTATTGTGGCATCCGAAACAGGAAATGCGAGATCTTCGGATGATGTGACTGCTTCAGTATCAACATCAAGCTCAGGTGGTCCCAATACCGAAATGGTACCACCTAATTCTGAGAGTGGCAATCAAACTTTTATAG GCTCTTCCTTATTTTGGCTTGCCGTAGTCACAAGCATCTTGGTGGTTATTGCTATGAACATGGATGGTGGAAGTATATTCAATCCCTAA
- the LOC108200449 gene encoding chromatin structure-remodeling complex protein BSH — protein MKSHSTWGVSKNPVKFRMPTAENLVPIRLDIEIDGQRFRDAFTWNPSDPDSEVVVFAKRTVRDLKLPPAFVTQIAQSIQSQLGDFRSYEGQDMYTGEKIIPIKVDLRVNHTLIKDQFLWDLNNFESDPEEFARTFCKDLGIDDPEVGPAIAFAIREQLYEIAIQNVSSARESRISKKGRRGFEHSLPSKAGGTGLDLMKLYGFRSSVIRKRKEWDVYEPIVDKLSKEEVGILEAKEERNA, from the exons ATGAAATCGCACTCAACATGGGGTGTTTCAAAGAACCCAGTTAAGTTCAGAAT GCCAACTGCTGAAAATTTGGTTCCGATTCGTCTCGACATTGAAATTGATGGCCAGAGATTCAGAGACGCTTTTACTTGGAACCCTTCTG ATCCTGATTCAGAAGTAGTGGTGTTCGCAAAAAGAACTGTAAGAGACTTGAAGCTTCCACCCGCATTTGTAACTCAGATTGCTCAATCTATACAA TCGCAGCTGGGTGATTTTAGATCATATGAAGGGCAAGATATGTACACTGGTGAAAAAATTATTCCGATTAAG GTTGATCTTCGAGTGAATCATACCCTAATTAAGGACCAGTTCCTGTGG GATTTGAACAACTTTGAGAGTGATCCTGAAGAATTTGCAAGAACCTTTTGCAAAGATTTGGGTATTGATGACCCGGAAGTCGGA CCTGCAATAGCCTTTGCAATCAGGGAACAGCTCTATGAG ATTGCAATTCAGAATGTATCGTCTGCAAGGGAAAGTAGAATAAGCAAAAAGGGTCGTAGAGGGTTTGAGCATTCTCTACCCAG caaagcTGGTGGCACTGGATTGGATTTGATGAAGTTGTATGGTTTTAGATCGAGTGTTATTCG GAAGAGAAAGGAGTGGGATGTGTATGAGCCCATTGTTGA
- the LOC108205980 gene encoding transcription initiation factor TFIID subunit 15, translated as MASYSKGAPSNGSVYVCNLPPGTDDNMLAEHFGTLGVIKKDKRTGRPKIWLYRDKVTNEPKGDATVTYEDPYAASAAVEWFNNTEFHGATIGVFMAESKKDDNSYNAVIPAEEPSLGGDFGGQGESVNDGNGSAGRGRGRGDGPAAKAWQQDGDWMCPNTSCTNVNFAFRGVCNRCGSARPAGAGGGGAGSGGRGRGRGRDSESGGPGRGGVAAPTGLFGPNDWSCPMCGNINWAKRNKCNICNTNKPGTNEGGVRGGRAGGYKELDEEEIEETRRRRREAEEDDGEMYDEFGNLKKKFRVKMQQAETGQVLPGTGRAGWEVEELGMSDRDRRERSRDRGREREESKFRERADRDRRRSRSRERDRGRDRDRGYDNDRDREHGRDRERERDRYRY; from the exons ATGGCAAGCTATTCCAAAGGAGCCCCTTCCAATGGGTCTGTGTATGTTTGTAACTTGCCTCCTGGGACAGATGATAACATGCTAGCAGAACATTTCGGCACACTGGGGGTGATTAAG AAAGACAAACGGACTGGCCGGCCAAAGATATGGTTGTACCGAGACAAGGTCACAAATGAGCCAAAGGGAGATGCTACAGTTACCTATGAAGATCCGTATGCTGCATCAGCTGCAGTTGAATGGTTTAACAACACGGAATTCCATGGTGCTACCATTGGGGTTTTCATGGCCGAGTCAAAAAAAGATGACAACTCGTATAATGCTGTTATTCCTGCTGAAGAGCCAAGCTTAGGTGGTGATTTTGGTGGTCAAGGGGAGAGTGTTAATGATGGGAATGGGAGTGCTGGAAGAGGTAGAGGTCGAGGTGACGGTCCAGCAGCAAAGGCCTGGCAACAAGATGGAGACTGGATGTGCCCGAATACAAG TTGTACCAATGTAAATTTTGCATTTCGTGGTGTGTGCAATCGTTGTGGAAGTGCTCGTCCTGCTGGTGCAGGAGGTGGTGGTGCAGGAAGTGGTGGGCGGGGCAGGGGGAGGGGGCGTGACTCAGAGTCTGGAGGCCCTGGCCGTGGAGGAGTTGCTGCTCCAACGGGTCTCTTTGGTCCTAACGATTGGTCTTGCCCCAT GTGTGGCAACATCAACTGGGCAAAGCGTAACAAATGCAACATTTGTAACACTAATAAACCTGGTACTAACGAGGGTGGTGTTAG AGGAGGCCGTGCTGGAGGTTACAAAGAGCTTGATGAAGAAGAAATAGAGGAAACCAGACGGCGTAGGCGGGAAGCTGAAGAA GATGACGGTGAAATGTATGATGAGTTTGGTAATCTGAAGAAGAAGTTCCGCGTCAAAATGCAACAAGCTGAAACTGGTCAGGTGCTCCCTGGTACTGGGCGTGCAGGATGGGAGGTGGAGGAACTAG GTATGAGTGACAGAGATAGAAGAGAAAGAAGCAGAGACAGAGGCAGGGAAAGAGAGGAGAGCAAATTCAGGGAACGTGCGGATAGAGATAGACGCAGGAGCAGAAGTCGTGAGAGGGACAGGGGAAGAGACAGAGACAGGGGCTATGATAATGACAGAGACCGAGAACATGGCCGTGACCGTGAGCGAGAAAGGGACAGGTACCGCTACTGA